The proteins below are encoded in one region of Tsuneonella sp. CC-YZS046:
- a CDS encoding alpha/beta hydrolase — MPSVIFPGPEGRLEGRFQPSARPRAPVAMILHPHPQGGGTMNDRIVQRLYKTFADRGFATLRFNFRGVGRSQGSFDNGIGELSDAAAALDWVQSIHPEAQTTWIAGYSFGALIGMQLLMRRPEIRGFISVSPPANMYDFSFLAPCPASGIIIQGAGDTVVQPGAVQKLVDKLRTQKHITIHHDEIPRANHFFEHELEDMMLSVDKYLDFRLSPECTIR, encoded by the coding sequence ATGCCCTCAGTTATCTTTCCCGGTCCGGAAGGCCGCCTCGAAGGCCGGTTTCAACCTTCTGCCCGCCCCCGCGCGCCCGTGGCGATGATCCTTCATCCCCACCCCCAGGGCGGCGGCACCATGAACGATCGGATCGTGCAGCGGCTCTACAAGACATTCGCCGATCGCGGCTTCGCGACGCTGCGCTTCAACTTTCGCGGCGTGGGCCGCAGCCAGGGCAGTTTCGACAACGGCATCGGCGAGCTTTCCGATGCGGCCGCCGCGCTGGACTGGGTCCAATCGATCCATCCGGAGGCGCAGACCACCTGGATCGCAGGCTACAGCTTCGGCGCCCTGATCGGGATGCAATTGCTCATGCGCCGCCCGGAAATTCGCGGCTTCATCTCGGTTTCGCCGCCGGCGAACATGTATGATTTCAGCTTCCTTGCCCCTTGCCCCGCATCAGGCATAATCATCCAGGGCGCCGGGGACACGGTGGTTCAGCCGGGGGCCGTGCAGAAGCTGGTCGACAAGCTGCGCACGCAGAAGCACATCACCATCCATCACGATGAGATTCCGCGCGCCAATCACTTCTTCGAGCATGAGCTTGAGGACATGATGCTCTCGGTCGACAAATATCTCGATTTCCGGCTCTCGCCGGAATGCACCATCCGGTAA
- a CDS encoding DUF7064 domain-containing protein, translated as MSETNEYFASFPAEHAFRHKLREDGRELLAHMLMFPEHGIAGFIYPSIRATGPAKVRTYLFGPALPEPVIEEVEADVPDGMDFDDWRTGPLVMAVRDAHRIVDLDWKGERIQFHGRFEAMHPPYAFSSHPGGNPPYYGDDRTEQHGRLSAEFSVDGLGGKHEGFLIRDHSWGPRIWGLNQNHKWFHATTEDCSIHFFEMQSFGYNHLRGYLFKDGQMRHLASVDYRIDYDDRMMQQGMEVTVVDSEDRRAVVHARAFATIQLDSYDPKVYLNEAAFTVEIEGKQGTGWVEFCWNRNYLDFAKDYVVRFAGA; from the coding sequence ATGAGCGAAACCAACGAGTATTTTGCGTCCTTCCCCGCCGAACATGCCTTTCGGCACAAGCTGAGGGAAGATGGGCGGGAATTGCTCGCTCACATGCTGATGTTCCCTGAGCATGGCATTGCCGGCTTCATTTATCCGTCGATCCGCGCAACCGGGCCGGCAAAGGTGCGCACCTATCTGTTCGGGCCGGCCTTGCCCGAGCCGGTGATCGAGGAAGTGGAAGCGGACGTTCCGGACGGAATGGATTTCGACGACTGGCGGACCGGCCCGCTGGTGATGGCCGTGCGCGATGCCCACAGGATCGTGGATCTCGACTGGAAAGGGGAACGCATCCAGTTCCATGGGCGCTTCGAGGCGATGCACCCGCCCTATGCGTTCAGTTCCCACCCCGGGGGCAATCCGCCCTACTATGGCGACGACCGCACCGAGCAGCATGGCCGCCTCAGCGCGGAATTCAGTGTCGACGGCCTGGGCGGAAAGCATGAAGGCTTCCTCATCAGGGATCACTCATGGGGACCGCGGATCTGGGGCCTCAACCAGAATCACAAATGGTTCCACGCCACGACCGAGGATTGCTCGATCCATTTCTTCGAGATGCAATCCTTCGGATACAATCACTTGCGCGGCTATCTGTTCAAGGATGGGCAGATGCGCCACCTCGCTTCGGTCGACTACAGGATCGATTACGACGACCGGATGATGCAGCAAGGCATGGAAGTGACCGTGGTGGATAGCGAAGACCGCCGGGCAGTGGTCCACGCCAGGGCCTTCGCCACGATCCAGCTCGATTCATACGATCCGAAGGTCTACCTCAACGAGGCGGCTTTCACCGTGGAGATCGAAGGCAAGCAGGGCACCGGCTGGGTCGAATTCTGCTGGAACCGCAACTACCTCGATTTCGCGAAGGATTATGTCGTGCGGTTCGCGGGAGCCTGA
- a CDS encoding DUF937 domain-containing protein — translation MIEMLDTLRRTGGLAALSRHLNLTPTQASAGTDALLPFLLGGFKRYCQRHDSEGQGLPALLKLLNLWGDGEMAAAVLIPGNGSMAAGPALLEAIFGSPEAIVSVASAAAERSELDTAQLRKMLPLLAMLLGGYISIRAAPLHGNDNGVPALLELEHAHNPLDEVLPPEED, via the coding sequence ATGATCGAGATGCTCGACACGCTGCGGCGTACGGGTGGCCTGGCTGCTTTGTCGCGGCACTTGAACTTGACGCCGACGCAGGCGTCGGCGGGGACGGATGCCCTGCTGCCTTTCCTGCTGGGCGGATTCAAACGCTACTGCCAGCGTCATGACTCTGAAGGGCAGGGGCTTCCCGCGCTGTTGAAGCTGCTGAACCTGTGGGGCGATGGCGAGATGGCCGCCGCCGTGCTGATCCCGGGGAACGGGTCGATGGCGGCAGGCCCCGCCCTCCTCGAAGCGATCTTCGGATCGCCCGAGGCAATCGTATCCGTGGCCAGCGCGGCCGCCGAGAGGTCCGAACTCGACACCGCGCAGCTGCGCAAGATGCTTCCCCTGCTCGCCATGCTGCTCGGCGGCTACATCTCGATCCGGGCCGCTCCCTTGCATGGCAACGACAACGGGGTTCCTGCGCTGCTGGAACTTGAGCATGCGCACAATCCGCTTGATGAAGTGCTTCCGCCTGAAGAAGACTGA
- a CDS encoding phosphoenolpyruvate carboxykinase, with protein MTASLSFSLDRQGISTGASIFANLGSAPLVEHAIQNGEGLLAVSGPLVVETGRHTGRSAKDKFTVKDAETENTVWWGNTNVPMTPEHFAALKEDFFKALADKSKLYVADLFGGSQPEHRVNVRIINELAWHNLFIRTLLVRPTASELSSFEPEYTIIDLPSFQADPERHGCRSETVIAVNLTEKLILIGGTKYAGEIKKSVFGILNYLLPAKGVMPMHCSANIGPDGKTAVFFGLSGTGKTTLSADASRTLIGDDEHGWSDTAVFNFEGGCYAKMIRLSEEAEPEIYATTRRFGTVLENVVIDPETRLLDLDDSSLAENTRGAYPIDFIPNASEENLGPVPANVIMLTADAFGVLPPIARLTPDQAMYHFLSGYTAKVAGTEIGVIEPEATFSTCFGAPFMPRHPSVYGNLLKERIAKGGVSCWLVNTGWTGGKYGVGNRMPIKATRALLNAALDGSLNNVEFRKDPNFGFDVPVAVPGVDSSILDPRSTWADKEEFDRTAQKLVQLFVDNFAQFEAHVDESVRQAAPQAA; from the coding sequence TTGACTGCTTCGCTTTCCTTCTCGCTCGATCGCCAGGGCATTTCGACCGGTGCCTCCATATTCGCCAATCTGGGGTCCGCGCCGCTTGTCGAGCATGCCATCCAGAACGGCGAGGGCCTGCTTGCCGTTTCCGGCCCGCTCGTGGTCGAAACCGGCCGCCATACCGGGCGCTCCGCCAAGGACAAGTTCACGGTCAAGGATGCGGAAACGGAAAACACGGTCTGGTGGGGCAATACCAATGTTCCGATGACGCCGGAGCACTTCGCCGCACTGAAGGAAGATTTCTTCAAGGCCCTCGCGGACAAGAGCAAGCTCTACGTGGCCGATCTGTTCGGCGGTTCGCAGCCGGAACATCGCGTCAACGTCCGCATAATCAACGAGTTGGCCTGGCACAATCTGTTCATCCGCACTCTCCTGGTTCGGCCCACCGCGAGTGAACTCTCCAGCTTCGAGCCGGAATACACGATCATCGACCTGCCGAGCTTCCAGGCCGATCCGGAACGCCATGGCTGCCGTTCGGAAACCGTGATCGCCGTGAACCTCACCGAAAAGCTGATCCTGATCGGCGGCACCAAATATGCCGGTGAAATAAAGAAGAGCGTGTTCGGCATCCTCAACTATCTGCTGCCGGCCAAGGGCGTGATGCCCATGCATTGCTCGGCCAATATCGGCCCGGATGGCAAGACGGCGGTGTTCTTCGGCCTGTCGGGCACCGGCAAGACCACGCTTTCGGCCGATGCCAGCCGCACCCTTATCGGCGATGACGAACATGGCTGGTCCGATACCGCCGTGTTCAATTTCGAAGGCGGCTGCTACGCCAAGATGATCCGCCTGTCGGAAGAGGCCGAGCCGGAAATCTATGCGACCACCCGCCGCTTCGGCACGGTGCTCGAAAATGTGGTGATCGACCCCGAGACCCGCCTGCTCGATCTCGACGACAGTTCGCTCGCTGAGAATACGCGGGGCGCCTATCCGATCGACTTCATCCCCAATGCTTCGGAAGAGAACCTTGGCCCGGTTCCGGCCAATGTCATCATGCTGACCGCCGATGCCTTCGGCGTGCTGCCTCCGATCGCGCGCCTTACCCCTGACCAGGCGATGTATCACTTCCTGTCCGGCTACACCGCCAAGGTGGCCGGCACGGAAATCGGCGTGATCGAACCCGAAGCGACCTTCTCGACCTGCTTCGGCGCTCCGTTCATGCCACGCCATCCCAGCGTCTACGGCAATCTCCTCAAGGAGCGGATCGCCAAGGGCGGTGTTTCCTGCTGGCTGGTCAACACCGGCTGGACCGGGGGCAAATATGGCGTGGGCAACCGTATGCCGATCAAGGCCACCCGCGCCCTGCTGAATGCGGCGCTCGACGGCAGCCTGAACAATGTGGAATTCCGCAAGGACCCGAATTTCGGCTTCGACGTGCCGGTCGCGGTTCCGGGGGTGGACAGCTCTATCCTCGATCCGCGCTCGACCTGGGCCGACAAGGAAGAGTTCGACCGCACCGCCCAGAAGCTGGTTCAGCTGTTCGTGGACAATTTCGCGCAGTTCGAGGCGCATGTCGATGAAAGCGTGCGTCAGGCCGCGCCGCAGGCTGCCTGA
- a CDS encoding response regulator transcription factor gives MISGKPNIPPAGADAPQVIALVDDDRNILTSVSIALQAEGFATRVYSDSSAALKALADNPPDLGVFDIKMPRMDGLELLRQLRLSCYFPVIFLTSKDDEQDEVTGLDLGADDYLAKPFSQRLLLARIRAILRRNAASRESPDATPNEADVSLPVLVRGRLSMDPARHFVEWNGHAVSLTVTEFLILEALAARPGVIKSRNQLMDAAYPDDVFVDDRTVDSHIKRLRRKFRVVDPEFAAIETLYGAGYSFTDG, from the coding sequence ATGATTTCAGGCAAACCCAATATTCCTCCGGCAGGCGCAGATGCGCCACAGGTTATCGCGCTGGTCGATGACGATCGCAATATACTGACCTCGGTGTCGATCGCACTCCAGGCGGAAGGATTCGCCACCAGGGTCTATTCCGACAGTTCGGCGGCGCTGAAGGCCCTTGCGGACAATCCGCCGGATCTCGGGGTGTTCGACATCAAGATGCCGCGCATGGACGGCCTGGAGCTTCTCCGGCAACTCCGGCTCAGTTGCTATTTCCCGGTAATTTTCCTGACGAGCAAGGATGACGAGCAGGACGAAGTGACCGGGCTGGACCTGGGCGCGGACGATTATCTCGCCAAGCCGTTCAGCCAGCGCCTTCTGCTGGCCAGGATTCGGGCGATCCTGCGGCGCAACGCGGCATCGCGGGAAAGCCCGGACGCCACGCCGAACGAGGCGGACGTTTCCCTTCCCGTTCTGGTGAGGGGCCGGCTGAGCATGGACCCGGCCCGCCATTTCGTGGAATGGAACGGCCATGCGGTATCCCTGACCGTGACCGAATTCCTGATCCTGGAAGCGCTGGCCGCCCGGCCCGGCGTCATCAAGAGCCGCAACCAGCTGATGGACGCGGCCTATCCGGACGATGTCTTCGTCGATGACCGGACCGTGGACAGCCACATCAAGCGGCTGCGTCGCAAGTTCCGTGTGGTCGACCCGGAATTCGCGGCGATAGAAACGCTCTATGGCGCGGGTTACAGCTTCACCGATGGCTGA
- a CDS encoding stimulus-sensing domain-containing protein, with protein MADRPANRTNELGMPLQRLFWTRRASLTARILTVNIVALALLGASLFYLDSYRKQLLAERFKLARSEAQITAEALVVASPERRRSLLAQLGKEQKLRLRLYDRKGRLAADSFELADPSFALIDPDREPWYQHAARLLDRGMDFLVGAPPIPDYVEPADTDSDQWPELIQAREDRSSKVMLRYAPDRTPVITAAAPVGKKGEMLLTTRNALDITENVRDARQTLAIVVLIALVISIQLSLFLARTIVQPLRTLVRAAVRVRLGRERGVEVPRLPERRDEIGLLARAISDMTAALRHRIDAVESFAADVAHEIKNPLASLRSALESLSKVTDPELRRQLTEIAVHDVGRIDRLVTEIADASRIDAELSRATFEPVDMASLANNSIRSLSDHQLHDGLEIRLRKRGGLPAVVMGVPARIERILQNLLDNAISFSPPDGVVTVDIAVSDNLVETAIWDDGPGIPEAEREAVFERFHSIRPAAESFGDHSGLGLAIARTIAEAHDGTLQAVDRPDRKPGACLLLSLPRAGRP; from the coding sequence ATGGCTGACCGGCCCGCCAACCGAACCAATGAGCTGGGGATGCCCCTGCAGCGGCTGTTCTGGACCCGCAGGGCCTCGCTTACCGCGCGCATCCTGACGGTGAACATCGTCGCGCTGGCCCTGCTCGGGGCAAGCCTCTTCTACCTCGATTCCTATCGCAAGCAGTTGCTGGCGGAACGCTTCAAACTTGCCCGCAGCGAAGCGCAGATCACGGCCGAGGCCCTGGTCGTCGCCTCTCCCGAAAGGCGCCGGAGCCTGCTCGCCCAGCTCGGCAAGGAGCAGAAGTTGCGGCTGCGGCTGTATGACCGGAAGGGGCGGTTGGCGGCGGACAGCTTCGAGCTTGCCGATCCGTCATTCGCCCTCATCGATCCGGATCGCGAACCATGGTATCAACATGCCGCGCGCCTGCTGGATCGCGGCATGGATTTTCTGGTCGGCGCGCCCCCCATTCCCGATTATGTGGAACCGGCGGACACGGATTCCGACCAATGGCCGGAATTGATCCAGGCCCGCGAGGACCGAAGCAGCAAGGTGATGCTCCGCTACGCCCCCGACCGAACGCCTGTAATCACGGCTGCGGCTCCGGTCGGGAAGAAGGGTGAAATGCTGCTCACCACCCGCAACGCGCTCGATATCACCGAAAACGTAAGAGACGCCCGCCAGACGCTCGCGATCGTGGTGCTGATCGCCCTGGTGATCTCGATCCAGCTTTCGCTGTTTCTGGCCCGGACGATCGTGCAGCCCCTGCGGACCCTCGTCCGGGCGGCCGTGCGGGTGCGGCTGGGGCGCGAGCGCGGGGTGGAAGTGCCGCGCCTGCCGGAACGGCGGGACGAGATCGGGCTGCTGGCCCGCGCCATTTCAGACATGACCGCCGCCCTTCGCCACCGGATCGATGCGGTGGAAAGCTTTGCCGCCGATGTGGCGCATGAAATCAAGAACCCGCTCGCATCGCTGCGCAGCGCGCTCGAATCGCTCAGCAAGGTGACAGATCCGGAACTGCGCCGGCAATTGACTGAAATCGCGGTGCATGACGTGGGCAGGATCGACCGCCTGGTGACGGAGATCGCGGACGCCAGCCGGATCGACGCCGAACTGAGCCGCGCGACATTCGAGCCGGTGGACATGGCATCCCTGGCAAACAATTCGATCCGCAGCCTTTCCGATCACCAGCTTCACGACGGCCTCGAAATCCGTCTGCGAAAACGAGGCGGCCTTCCGGCGGTGGTGATGGGGGTTCCGGCACGCATCGAGCGAATCCTCCAGAACCTGCTCGACAACGCCATCTCCTTCTCTCCGCCGGATGGCGTGGTGACCGTGGACATCGCCGTGAGCGACAATCTCGTGGAGACGGCGATCTGGGATGATGGGCCGGGCATTCCCGAAGCGGAACGGGAGGCGGTGTTCGAACGCTTTCATTCCATCCGCCCGGCGGCCGAAAGTTTCGGCGATCATAGCGGCCTCGGCCTCGCCATAGCCCGCACCATCGCCGAGGCGCATGACGGCACCTTGCAGGCCGTGGACCGCCCGGACAGGAAACCCGGCGCCTGCCTGCTGTTGAGCCTGCCCAGGGCCGGGCGGCCATGA
- a CDS encoding HPr kinase/phosphatase C-terminal domain-containing protein, giving the protein MNPVVRQASCVAIGERAVLIEGAPGTGKSSLALALIDRGAALVGDDGVTLESRDGTLWASPPPNTANLLEIRNVGIVSMPARSARVALIVALDRAAPRFVDTAPMREICGVAIPAVSLYPDSAALPLRAEWALRIHGAD; this is encoded by the coding sequence ATGAATCCGGTCGTCCGCCAGGCGAGCTGCGTCGCGATCGGGGAGCGGGCGGTGCTGATCGAAGGCGCCCCGGGCACCGGCAAGTCGAGCCTTGCGCTGGCCCTGATCGACCGTGGCGCCGCCCTGGTGGGCGACGATGGCGTGACGCTCGAATCCCGGGATGGGACACTTTGGGCGTCCCCGCCGCCCAACACCGCTAACCTCCTGGAGATCCGCAATGTCGGGATAGTATCCATGCCGGCGCGAAGCGCGCGGGTAGCCTTGATCGTTGCCCTGGACCGCGCCGCGCCGCGCTTTGTTGATACGGCCCCGATGCGCGAGATCTGTGGCGTGGCGATACCCGCCGTCAGCCTTTACCCGGACAGCGCGGCACTGCCGCTGCGGGCGGAGTGGGCCTTGAGAATCCACGGCGCGGACTGA
- the rapZ gene encoding RNase adapter RapZ — MSCDSADSRQRILLVTGLLGAGKTTALRVLEDLGWEAIDNFPVRLLDRLIGDGGSGNGDLKAPMAIGFDSRTRGFDPVEIIQLVKQLATRDDLIVTTLFLDCADHELERRYNETRRRHPLAQGLPVSAGIAAERELLAPLRRWADAVITTTDFNSNELQQAIRDRFAHEAPGQMTVTVNSFGFARGLPPVADLLFDMRFLDNPHWVPELRDQTGKDSAVGDHIRRDPAFAASFSQIRDLLLLLLPRYEAQGKSYVNIAFGCTGGRHRSVFMAEQIAQALREAGFSPTVLHRNLASRAAEMIEGAQQT, encoded by the coding sequence ATGTCCTGCGATTCGGCTGACAGTCGCCAACGTATCCTGCTTGTCACCGGACTGCTCGGTGCAGGCAAGACAACCGCCCTGCGCGTGCTGGAAGATCTCGGCTGGGAAGCGATCGACAACTTCCCCGTCAGATTGCTCGACCGGCTGATCGGCGACGGCGGAAGCGGGAACGGCGATCTCAAGGCGCCGATGGCCATCGGGTTCGACAGCCGGACCCGCGGTTTCGACCCGGTGGAAATCATCCAGCTCGTCAAGCAGCTCGCCACACGAGACGACCTGATCGTCACCACCCTGTTTCTGGATTGCGCCGATCACGAGCTGGAACGGCGCTATAACGAAACCCGCCGCCGCCATCCGCTCGCGCAGGGGCTGCCGGTCTCCGCGGGAATCGCGGCGGAGCGCGAATTGCTTGCCCCGCTGCGCCGATGGGCGGATGCGGTGATTACCACCACGGATTTCAATTCCAACGAGCTGCAGCAGGCCATCCGCGACCGCTTCGCCCATGAGGCACCCGGCCAGATGACAGTGACGGTCAACAGCTTCGGCTTTGCGCGCGGCCTGCCTCCGGTTGCCGATCTCCTGTTCGACATGCGGTTTCTCGACAATCCGCATTGGGTGCCGGAACTGCGCGACCAGACCGGCAAGGATTCGGCCGTCGGCGACCATATCCGCCGCGATCCGGCGTTCGCCGCCAGCTTCTCGCAAATTCGCGACCTGCTCCTGCTCCTGTTGCCAAGATACGAAGCGCAGGGAAAAAGCTATGTTAACATTGCATTCGGCTGCACGGGCGGACGGCATCGCTCCGTTTTCATGGCGGAGCAGATAGCGCAGGCCTTGCGCGAAGCGGGATTTTCGCCCACTGTGCTGCACCGCAACCTGGCATCCCGCGCTGCAGAAATGATTGAAGGGGCGCAGCAGACGTGA
- a CDS encoding PTS sugar transporter subunit IIA has product MIGMILVTHGHLAEEFVQAMEHVVGKQEAVITVCIGPNDDMERRRNEIRDAIAKVDSGEGAIILTDLFGGTPSNLAISLMQAGKVEVIAGINLPMLIRLAGARKTMDIKEAIVAAREAGRNYITIASEFLGQDA; this is encoded by the coding sequence ATGATCGGTATGATTTTGGTCACGCACGGCCATCTGGCCGAGGAATTTGTCCAGGCGATGGAGCATGTCGTAGGCAAGCAGGAAGCGGTGATAACCGTCTGCATCGGCCCCAACGACGACATGGAGCGGCGCCGCAACGAGATTCGCGATGCGATCGCCAAGGTCGATTCGGGTGAAGGCGCGATCATCCTGACCGACCTGTTCGGCGGCACGCCTTCCAACCTCGCCATCTCGCTGATGCAGGCCGGAAAGGTGGAAGTGATCGCCGGCATCAATCTCCCGATGCTGATTCGCCTTGCCGGGGCGCGAAAGACCATGGACATAAAGGAAGCCATCGTCGCCGCGCGCGAAGCTGGCCGCAATTACATAACGATAGCATCGGAATTCCTCGGCCAGGACGCATGA
- a CDS encoding HPr family phosphocarrier protein, giving the protein MADARQEVVIVNKRGLHARASAKFVEAVSQLPPTNNVKVAKDGADAAGGSILGLMMLGAARGDTIEISVEGDDAQIALERLVSLVAAGFGEE; this is encoded by the coding sequence ATGGCAGATGCGCGGCAAGAGGTTGTGATCGTCAACAAACGGGGCTTGCATGCCCGCGCAAGCGCGAAATTCGTGGAAGCCGTCAGCCAGCTGCCGCCGACCAACAACGTTAAGGTCGCCAAGGATGGCGCGGACGCGGCGGGCGGCTCGATCCTGGGCCTGATGATGCTGGGCGCCGCGCGTGGCGACACCATTGAAATCTCGGTGGAAGGCGATGACGCGCAGATCGCGCTCGAACGGCTGGTCAGCCTCGTCGCCGCCGGCTTCGGAGAGGAGTAG
- a CDS encoding RNA methyltransferase, producing the protein MRRSITGLSNPTVKYLRSLRDKKHRRREGRFLAEGLRLLTDARESGKLPETLVMAASRDPHPLLSALEEQVEAAGGEILEVTEEVLSKITGKDNPQAVAGVFAEFDSSLASLDRNAAPIWLVAQALRDPGNLGTMLRTGDAVGAGGLILLDNCADPFSVEAVRASMGAIFTQRVAQAEWEEFVPWLRDGAGQLVAASLRDAQPYREASYQAPCFILVGNESRGLPEDYEAECDLRVTMPMRGRADSLNAAVAGAVLAYEVLAQLAP; encoded by the coding sequence ATGCGGCGAAGCATTACCGGCCTGTCCAATCCCACGGTCAAATATCTCCGTTCCCTGCGCGACAAGAAGCACCGGCGGCGCGAAGGCCGTTTCCTGGCCGAAGGGCTGCGGCTGCTTACCGATGCGAGAGAGTCGGGGAAGCTGCCCGAAACGCTGGTGATGGCCGCCAGCCGCGATCCGCACCCCCTGCTCTCGGCGCTGGAGGAACAGGTGGAAGCGGCCGGCGGCGAGATTCTGGAAGTGACCGAAGAGGTCCTTTCCAAGATCACCGGGAAGGACAATCCGCAGGCGGTCGCAGGGGTCTTCGCGGAGTTCGACAGTTCGCTTGCCAGCCTGGACCGGAACGCCGCTCCGATCTGGCTCGTAGCGCAAGCGCTGCGCGATCCCGGCAATCTGGGGACCATGCTGCGCACGGGGGACGCGGTGGGCGCCGGCGGCCTGATCCTGCTCGACAATTGCGCCGATCCGTTCTCGGTGGAGGCGGTGCGGGCCAGCATGGGCGCGATCTTCACGCAGCGGGTGGCGCAAGCCGAATGGGAAGAGTTCGTCCCCTGGCTGCGCGACGGCGCGGGCCAGCTCGTCGCGGCTTCCCTGCGCGACGCCCAGCCCTATCGCGAGGCATCTTATCAGGCGCCATGCTTCATTCTGGTCGGCAATGAATCCAGAGGCTTGCCGGAAGACTATGAAGCGGAATGCGACTTGCGAGTGACCATGCCGATGCGCGGACGGGCGGACAGCCTCAATGCGGCGGTGGCTGGCGCGGTTCTGGCTTATGAAGTGCTGGCGCAGCTTGCCCCCTGA
- a CDS encoding META domain-containing protein yields the protein MSLPRSMAMQFLPLLSLLALTACAADAAPGHGLSGTAWRFLKIDGMEAVAHGTRLEFRDGNLGANVGCNGMGGPWRVEDDRLIAGPLAQTEMYCEGAVWDQEKAVGALLAAAPSVEWRDDRLILRSSGHDAELERISHTAEAE from the coding sequence ATGTCTCTGCCACGATCCATGGCCATGCAATTCCTTCCTCTTCTTTCTCTTCTCGCACTGACTGCCTGCGCCGCCGATGCCGCGCCGGGCCATGGATTGAGCGGAACCGCCTGGCGATTCCTGAAAATCGACGGGATGGAAGCGGTCGCTCATGGAACCAGGCTGGAATTCCGGGACGGAAATCTCGGCGCGAATGTCGGCTGCAACGGCATGGGCGGGCCGTGGCGGGTGGAGGATGACCGCTTGATCGCCGGCCCATTGGCCCAGACCGAGATGTATTGCGAAGGCGCGGTGTGGGATCAGGAAAAGGCGGTCGGAGCCTTGCTCGCCGCGGCCCCATCGGTCGAATGGCGGGACGACCGGCTCATCCTGCGCTCAAGCGGCCATGATGCGGAACTGGAACGGATCAGCCACACCGCCGAGGCCGAGTAA